CGGATTCTAGGCCTTGTTCGGTAGGGCTCGTTTCAGCCTAGATCCTTGAATTTGGGAAATTCTACGCGCTGTAGGGGTTAGGAAAGCGAGAAATGGGGAATGGAATACGAGCTCTTTACAGGGTGTGTTGTACGCCTTCAGTAGGGGTTCGTCCAGTTTTTAAGCTTTAGAATAAGGCTGATTCCTTAGCTTTGCTTGATACATGGTTTATTAGATGCATGACGTTACTTTGTTTGACTACTCTGATCTGTGCAGCGTTGTGCTGCTTGTCTGGTTGTGGTTTAAAATCATACCGAGGCATTGGACAATTACCCACACTCGCTTCAGGGTGGTACCCGTCCCCTCGGTAGTCCGCGGGCATCCGATATCCTTATGAGATGGCTAAGCGCGCTTATCGTTATCGAATCGTTATCGACATCCTGGTTACCACGCCTTGCAAGAATCGGGGAGTGATATCCTAGCCGTCACACCCTACCTCACCCGGAGAATTCATGTCCGCGATGGAATATTTGTAGAAAATCATACGTATGGAGAGTCTTGGCTGTATGAGAGGTGAAGATGTTTGACTATAAAACCGAAGCCAAGTAGCCGTCTTGCTTCGGCTTCTAATCAAGTCAGCAGTCAATTTCAGCTTGGTATCAGAACCGCATCCAAGTTTATCATGCATTTCGCTCCCTTTCTCGTTCTCCTTGGaggcatctcctcctccctaTGCCAGGTCGTTGGAACTTCTTATGGTTTTGCCAAGGGCGTCACTGGCGGTGGAAATGCTACTCCTCAGAAGCCCAAGGACATTGCCCAGTATGTTCTCCAGACTACGAATAACATCACTTACTAACTACGGTAGACTCAAGTCATGGCTGGCCGACGACACCCCACGGGTCATCATGATCGACAAGaccttcaacttccttgGCTCTGAAGGAAGCGTCACCGAGACGGGCTGTCGTCTGACGAGTGGATGTACTGCTGCCAACGGAGGCCAGGACACCATCAAGTCCAGTGGCTGCGACAGCAACGAGAAGCCTATTCAGGTCAAATACGACAAGGCTAGCCACCTCGGTATGCCGGTTGGCAGCAACAAGAgtcttgttggtgttggcaacAAGGGTGTCCTGCTTGGCAAGGGTCTTCGCTTCAACGCTGGTGCCAAGAACGTTATTATTCAGAACATTCACATTGATGTAGGTTTTCTTGCAAAACTAAGGGGCATTGCTGACTTTTGCAGAACCTCAACCCTCAGTATGTCTGGGGTGGCGATGGTATCAGCCTGTCTGGCAATGACGGTGTCTGGATTGACCACTGCAAGGTAATGATCCTATGATAGCCAGGGGCTGCACAATACTGACTCTCTACAGATCAGCCGCACCGGTCGACAGATGTTTGTTTCTCAGTAGGTAATCCTCTCCGCAATATCAATTCACCACTAACACCTCCAGCTACGAGGCTTCCCGcgtcaccatctccaacaccgAATTCGACGGCCGCACCGAGTTCTCCCA
This window of the Fusarium keratoplasticum isolate Fu6.1 chromosome 3, whole genome shotgun sequence genome carries:
- a CDS encoding Amb-all domain-containing protein, whose translation is MHFAPFLVLLGGISSSLCQVVGTSYGFAKGVTGGGNATPQKPKDIAQLKSWLADDTPRVIMIDKTFNFLGSEGSVTETGCRLTSGCTAANGGQDTIKSSGCDSNEKPIQVKYDKASHLGMPVGSNKSLVGVGNKGVLLGKGLRFNAGAKNVIIQNIHIDNLNPQYVWGGDGISLSGNDGVWIDHCKISRTGRQMFVSHYEASRVTISNTEFDGRTEFSHSCNNDHYWTIIIGGKGDKITLDKNYLHDLSGRAPKIGSSEGTQTVQAVNNYFNYNTGHNFDISSSGRVLMEGNRFENSKTPITDASKVGKIFNVPDSGSRTTCASSLGRNCEMNAYTSSGAVPSRKDTVVLSELGKYKSNLVTPIRYGEVKGHVNGNFGIGRIN